The Montipora capricornis isolate CH-2021 chromosome 6, ASM3666992v2, whole genome shotgun sequence genome has a window encoding:
- the LOC138054082 gene encoding uncharacterized protein → MAAALRKENQELKQQIQTLSVELENLKSLITHQRAAESHETRVTSLDAETKSNLKFYSKEYDDLSKFRRQAQSEIQRLSTRLTEISFKLDAVCKAVGDELQDCSYHFNVKIINVPEIKQQETAREKSDLCVALFNSMGAVVSLQDLDVAHRVPRRNQDGGPKPMICKFIRRLVKFEVMNRRRDTCKVDPNGLGFSEDVFLGAVQIFDHLSPRLQQVLYEAKKFKDRNNYQYCWAKDSVVYLRRDSESRPIKIKDLG, encoded by the coding sequence ATGGCTGCCGCACTACGTAAAGAAAATCAAGAGCTAAAGCAACAGATTCAAACACTTTCAGTGGAGTTGGAGAATTTGAAAAGTCTGATCACGCATCAGCGAGCTGCAGAATCTCATGAAACCCGAGTCACTTCTCTCGATGCAGAGACAAAGTCCAACCTAAAATTTTACAGTAAAGAGTATGACGACCTTAGCAAGTTCCGACGCCAAGCCCAAAGTGAGATTCAGCGTCTCAGTACGCGACTAACCGAGATAAGCTTCAAATTGGACGCTGTCTGTAAAGCCGTGGGCGACGAGCTTCAGGATTGTAGCTACCATTTCAATGTGAAAATTATTAATGTCCCAGAAATTAAACAGCAGGAAACGGCGAGGGAAAAGAGCGATCTTTGTGTTGCTCTTTTTAATAGCATGGGAGCAGTGGTATCGCTGCAGGACTTGGATGTGGCTCACCGAGTACCCAGgagaaatcaagatggcggaccaAAACCAATGATTTGCAAGTTTATTAGACGCCTGGTAAAATTTGAGGTGATGAATCGCCGGCGAGACACATGTAAAGTTGACCCTAACGGACTTGGCTTCTCTGAGGATGTCTTCCTGGGTGCAGTACAAATTTTTGATCACTTGAGTCCCCGACTTCAGCAGGTACTCTATGAAGCCAAGAAGTTCAAGGATCGAAACAATTATCAGTATTGTTGGGCGAAGGACTCTGTTGTTTATCTGAGGAGAGATAGCGAGTCACGGCCGATCAAGATCAAAGACCTTGGTTAA